The Meriones unguiculatus strain TT.TT164.6M chromosome 9, Bangor_MerUng_6.1, whole genome shotgun sequence genome window below encodes:
- the Carmil3 gene encoding capping protein, Arp2/3 and myosin-I linker protein 3 isoform X7 produces MAKASVELTRELQDSIRRCLSQGAVLQQHRVKLETKPKKFEDRVLALTSWRLHLFPLKVPAKVESSFNVLEIRAFNTLSQNQILVETEHGMVSMRLPSAESVDQVTRHVSSALSKVCPGPGCLIRRGNADTPEGPRDTSPNSETSTSTTHSVCGGFSETYAALCDYNGLHCREEVQWDVDTIYHAEDNREFNLLDFSHLESRDLALMVAALAYNQWFTKLYCKDLRLGSEVLEQVLHTLSKSGSLEELVLDNAGLKTDFVQKLAGVFGENGSCVLHALTLSHNPIEDKGFLSLSQQLLCFPTGLTKLCLAKTAISPRGLQALGQTFGANPAFASSLRYLDLSKNPGLLATDEANALYSFLAQPNALVHLDLSGTDCAVDLLLGALLHGCCSHLTYLNLARNSCSHRKGREAPPAFKQFFSSAYTLSHVNLSATRLPLEALRALLQGLSFNSHLSDLHLDLSSCELRSAGAQALQEQLGAVTCVGSLDLSDNGFDSDLLTLVPALGKNKSLKHLFLGKNFNVKAKTLEEILHKLVQLIQEEDCSLQSLSVADSRLKLRTSILINALGSNTCLAKVDLSGNGMEDIGAKMLSKALQINSSLRTILWDRNNTSALGFLDIARALESNHTLRFMSFPVSDISQAYRSAPERTEDVWQKIQWCLVRNNHSQTCPQEQAFRLQQGLVTSSAEQMLQRLCGRVQEEVRALRLCPLEPVQDELLYARDLIKDAKNSRALFPSLYELGHVLANDGPVRQRLESVASEVSKAVDKELQVILESMVSLTQELCPVAMRVAEGHNKMLSNVAERVTVPRNFIRGALLEQAGQDIQNKLDEVKLSVVTYLTNSIVDEILQELYHSHKSLARHLTQLRTLSDPPGGASQGQDPSSRGRGRNHDHEETDDELGTNIDTMAIKKQKRCRKIRPVSAFISGSPQDMESQLGSLGIPPGWFSGLGGNQPTASGSWEGLSELPTHGYKLRHQTQGRPRPPRTTPPGPGRPCVPVAGPRQENGMATRLDEGLEDFFSRRVMDESSSYPRTLRTMRPGLSETPLPPLQKKRRRGLFHFRRPRSFKGDRGPGSPTAGLLLPPPPPPPPTQESPPSPDPPSLGNNSSPCWSPEEESSLLPGLGGARGSSFCRKMGTERLEAGEGAPAAGTAQQPRAHGAALPGLGRTKGWSFDGKREGTGPDQEDSTQAWQKRRSSDDAGPGAWKPPPPPQSSKPTFSAMRRAEATWHIAEESAPNHSCQSPSPASQDGEEEKEGALFPERMVPPRNAKLQDPPMGPRPPKPVAVPRGRRAPQVPGGREEAESGSSAAPVINKPRLRLGSQQDQEEPEVQGPSDLGRRTAPLKPKRTRRAQSCDKLEPERRRPPDPTGACGTSEPGTD; encoded by the exons aTGGCCAAGGCCAGCGTGGAGCTCACCCGCGAGCTGCAAG ACAGCATCCGGAGGTGCCTGAGCCAGGGGGCTGTGCTCCAGCAGCATCGTGTGAAACTGGAGACAAAACCCAAGAAGTTTGAGGACCGAGTGCTG GCTCTGACTTCTTGGCGCCTCCACCTTTTTCCCCTTAAAGTCCCAGCCAAG GTAGAAAGCTCGTTCAATGTCCTGGAGATCCGTGCCTTCAACACACTCAGTCAGAACCAG ATCCTGGTGGAGACTGAGCATGGCATGGTGAGCATGCGGCTGCCTTCGGCTGAGAGTGTGGACCAGGTGACCCGGCACGTGAGCTCTGCCCTCTCCAAGGTCTGCCCTGGCCCTGg GTGTCTGATCCGGCGTGGAAATGCAGACACCCCGGAGGGGCCCCGAGATACATCTCCCAACTCTGAAACATCCACATCTACCACTCACAGTGTGTGTG GTGGCTTCTCCGAGACCTATGCTGCCCTGTGTGACTACAATGGACTACACTGCCGAGAGGAGGTGCAATGG GATGTGGACACCATCTACCATGCTGAGGACAACCGAGAGTTCAATCTTTTGGATTTTAGCCACTTGGAGAGCCG AGACTTGGCCCTAATGGTGGCAGCCCTGGCCTACAACCAGTGGTTCACCAAACTCTACTGCAAAGACTTGAGACTG GGCTCAGAAGTACTAGAACAGGTGCTACATACCCTCAGCAAGTCGGGGAGCCTCGAAGAGCTGGTGCTGGACAATGCTGGGCTTAAGAC GGACTTTGTCCAGAAGCTGGCCGGGGTGTTTGGGGAGAACGGGAGCTGTGTGCTGCATGCGCTCACTCTGTCCCACAACCCCATCGAGGACAAGG GTTTCCTcagcctgagccagcagctcCTCTGCTTCCCTACCGGCCTCACCAAACTGTGCCTGGCCAAGACTGCCATTTCCCCTCGAG GGCTGCAGGCACTGGGCCAGACCTTCGGGGCCAACCCGGCCTTTGCCAGCTCCCTTCGATACCTGGACCTGAGTAAGAACCCTGGGCTGCTTGCCACAGATGAGGCCAAT GCCCTCTATAGTTTCCTGGCCCAACCCAACGCCTTGGTACACCTGGACCTTTCAGGGACTGACTGTGCCGTTGACTTG CTTCTGGGCGCTCTACTTCATGGCTGCTGCTCCCACCTCACCTACCTCAACCTGGCTCGAAACAGCTGCTCCCACAG GAAGGGCCGGGAGGCCCCACCAGCCTTCAAGCAGTTCTTCAGCAGCGCCTACACCCTGAGCCATGTCAACCTGTCAGCCACAAGGCTGCCCCTGGAGGCCCTCAG GGCGCTTCTTCAGGGCCTCTCCTTCAACAGCCACCTCAGCGATCTGCACCTGGACCTTAGCAGCTGTGAG CTCCGCTCTGCAGGAGCCCAGGCCTTGCAGGAGCAGCTGGGGGCTGTCACCTGCGTGGGCAGCCTAGACCTGTCTGACAACG GGTTTGACTCGGACCTCCTGACGCTGGTGCCTGCACTTGGCAAGAACAAGTCCCTCAAGCACCTGTTCCTGGGGAAGAACTTCAATGTCAAGGCCAA GACTCTGGAAGAGATCCTTCATAAGCTGGTGCAGCTGATCCaggaggaggactgt TCCCTGCAGTCGCTGTCCGTGGCAGACTCCAGGCTGAAGCTTCGAACCAGCATCCTCATCAACGCCTTAGGCAGCAACACCTGCCTGGCCAAGGTGGATCTGAGCGGCAATGGCATGGAGGACATCGGGGCCAAGATGCTGTCGAAGGCACTGCAGATAAACTCTTCCCTCAG AACCATCCTGTGGGATCGGAACAATACGTCGGCCCTGGGCTTTCTGGACATCGCAAGGGCCCTGGAGAG CAACCACACCCTACGCTTCATGTCCTTCCCTGTGAGCGACATCTCTCAAGCCTACCGCAGCGCCCCTGAGCGCACAGAGGACGTGTGGCAGAAG ATCCAGTGGTGCCTGGTGAGGAACAACCACTCCCAGACATGCCCTCAGGAGCAAGCCTTCAGGCTGCAGCAGGGCCTGGTGACCAGCAGCGCCGAGCAA ATGCTGCAGCGGCTGTGTGGACGAGTGCAGGAGGAGGTGCGGGCCCTGCGGCTGTGTCCCCTGGAGCCTGTACAGGACGAGCTGCTCTACGCCAGGGACCTCATCAAGGACGCCAAGAACTCCCGAGCG CTCTTTCCCAGCCTCTATGAGCTGGGCCACGTGCTGGCCAATGACGGGCCTGTGCGGCAGAGACTGGAGTCAGTAGCCAGTGAGGTGTCCAAAGCTGTGGACAAGGAGCTTCAG gtgATTCTCGAGTCCATGGTCAGCCTAACGCAGGAATTATGCCCTGTGGCCATGCGGGTGGCAGAGGGGCACAACAAGATGCTGAGCAACGTGGCGGAGCGTGTCACCGTGCCCCGGAACTTCATCCGAGGAGCGCTGCTGGAGCAGGCGGGACAGGACATCCAGAACAAGCTGGA TGAGGTGAAGCTCTCCGTCGTCACCTACTTGACCAACTCCATAGTGGATGAGATCCTACAGGAGCTGTACCACTCCCACAAGAGCCTG GCCCGGCACCTGACCCAGCTAAGGACGCTGTCAGATCCACCAGGAGGGGCAAGCCAGGGGCAGGATCCATCTtcccgaggcagaggcaggaaccatgaCCATGAAGAAACAGATGATGAACTTGGGACCAACATT GACACTATGGCCATCAAAAAGCAGAAACGCTGCCGAAAGATCCGGCCAGTGTCTGCCTTCATCA GTGGAAGCCCCCAGGACATGGAAAGCCAACTGGGGAGCCTGGGGATCCCCCCTGGCTGGTTCTCAGGACTTGGGGGCAACCAGCCCACAGCAAGCGGCTCCTGGGAAGGCCTATCTGAGCTACCCACTCATGGCTATAAACTAAGGCATCAAACACAAGGGAGGCCTCGGCCTCCCAGGACCACCCCACCAGGACCTGGTCGGCCCTGT GTACCAGTAGCTGGGCCTCGGCAGGAGAATGGGATGGCCACCCGCCTAGACGAGGGGCTAGAGGACTTCTTCAGCAGAAGGGTCATGGATGAAAGTTCCAG CTACCCCCGGACTCTGAGAACCATGCGGCCAGGCCTCTCAGAGACCCCACTGCCTCCACTCCAGAAGAAGAGGCGGAGAGGACTGTTCCACTTCCGCCGGCCCCGGAGCTTCAAGGGGGACAGGGGACCGGGGTCCCCCACTGCTggactcctcctccctccacccccacctccacccccaactCAGGAGAGCCCTCCCAGCCCAGACCCCCCAAGCCTTGGCAATAACTCATCTCCTTGCTGGAGCCCAGAGGAGGAGAGCAGCCTCCTTCCTGGACTTGGAGGGGCCCGGGGGTCTTCCTTCTGCAGGAAGATG GGCACAGAGAGGCTGGAGGCAGGGGAGGGAGCCCCAGCCGCTGGCACGGCACAGCAACCAAGGGCACACGGTGCTGCCCTTCCTGGCTTGGGAAGAACCAAAGGTTGGAGCTTTGATGGAAAGCGAGAG GGCACAGGCCCAGACCAGGAGGACAGTACCCAGGCCTGGCAGAAACGACGATCTTCGGATGATGCAG GGCCTGGAGCCTGgaagccacccccacccccacaaagcTCCAAGCCAACCTTCAGCGCTATGCGCCGAGCAGAGGCCACATGGCACATAG CTGAGGAGAGTGCCCCCAACCACAGCTGCCAAAGCCCTAGCCCAGCTTCCCaggatggagaagaggaaaaggagggagccTTATTCCCAGAGAGGATGGTGCCACCTAGGAATGCCAAG CTACAGGACCCCCCCATGGGTCCACGCCCCCCTAAGCCAGTGGCTGTGCCCAGGGGCCGCAGGGCCCCCCAGGTGCCGGGAGGCAGGGAAGAGGCTGAGAGTGGCAGCAGCGCTGCCCCAGTCATCAACAAGCCGAGGCTGAGACTGGGCTCCCAGCAAGACCAAGAGGAGCCGGAAGTACAAG GACCCTCTGATCTGGGCCGCCGAACAGCCCCCCTGAAACCCAAGAGAACGAGGCGAGCACAGTCCTGTGACAAACTGGAACCGGAGAGAAGACGACCGCCTGACCCCACAGGGGCCTGTG GAACCAGTGAACCGGGAACAGACTGA
- the Carmil3 gene encoding capping protein, Arp2/3 and myosin-I linker protein 3 isoform X6: MAKASVELTRELQDSIRRCLSQGAVLQQHRVKLETKPKKFEDRVLALTSWRLHLFPLKVPAKVESSFNVLEIRAFNTLSQNQILVETEHGMVSMRLPSAESVDQVTRHVSSALSKVCPGPGCLIRRGNADTPEGPRDTSPNSETSTSTTHSVCGGFSETYAALCDYNGLHCREEVQWDVDTIYHAEDNREFNLLDFSHLESRDLALMVAALAYNQWFTKLYCKDLRLGSEVLEQVLHTLSKSGSLEELVLDNAGLKTDFVQKLAGVFGENGSCVLHALTLSHNPIEDKGFLSLSQQLLCFPTGLTKLCLAKTAISPRGLQALGQTFGANPAFASSLRYLDLSKNPGLLATDEANALYSFLAQPNALVHLDLSGTDCAVDLLLGALLHGCCSHLTYLNLARNSCSHRKGREAPPAFKQFFSSAYTLSHVNLSATRLPLEALRALLQGLSFNSHLSDLHLDLSSCELRSAGAQALQEQLGAVTCVGSLDLSDNGFDSDLLTLVPALGKNKSLKHLFLGKNFNVKAKTLEEILHKLVQLIQEEDCSLQSLSVADSRLKLRTSILINALGSNTCLAKVDLSGNGMEDIGAKMLSKALQINSSLRTILWDRNNTSALGFLDIARALESNHTLRFMSFPVSDISQAYRSAPERTEDVWQKIQWCLVRNNHSQTCPQEQAFRLQQGLVTSSAEQMLQRLCGRVQEEVRALRLCPLEPVQDELLYARDLIKDAKNSRALFPSLYELGHVLANDGPVRQRLESVASEVSKAVDKELQVILESMVSLTQELCPVAMRVAEGHNKMLSNVAERVTVPRNFIRGALLEQAGQDIQNKLDEVKLSVVTYLTNSIVDEILQELYHSHKSLARHLTQLRTLSDPPGGASQGQDPSSRGRGRNHDHEETDDELGTNIDTMAIKKQKRCRKIRPVSAFISGSPQDMESQLGSLGIPPGWFSGLGGNQPTASGSWEGLSELPTHGYKLRHQTQGRPRPPRTTPPGPGRPCVPVAGPRQENGMATRLDEGLEDFFSRRVMDESSSYPRTLRTMRPGLSETPLPPLQKKRRRGLFHFRRPRSFKGDRGPGSPTAGLLLPPPPPPPPTQESPPSPDPPSLGNNSSPCWSPEEESSLLPGLGGARGSSFCRKMGTERLEAGEGAPAAGTAQQPRAHGAALPGLGRTKGWSFDGKREGTGPDQEDSTQAWQKRRSSDDAGPGAWKPPPPPQSSKPTFSAMRRAEATWHIAEESAPNHSCQSPSPASQDGEEEKEGALFPERMVPPRNAKLQDPPMGPRPPKPVAVPRGRRAPQVPGGREEAESGSSAAPVINKPRLRLGSQQDQEEPEVQGPSDLGRRTAPLKPKRTRRAQSCDKLEPERRRPPDPTGACAGTSEPGTD, translated from the exons aTGGCCAAGGCCAGCGTGGAGCTCACCCGCGAGCTGCAAG ACAGCATCCGGAGGTGCCTGAGCCAGGGGGCTGTGCTCCAGCAGCATCGTGTGAAACTGGAGACAAAACCCAAGAAGTTTGAGGACCGAGTGCTG GCTCTGACTTCTTGGCGCCTCCACCTTTTTCCCCTTAAAGTCCCAGCCAAG GTAGAAAGCTCGTTCAATGTCCTGGAGATCCGTGCCTTCAACACACTCAGTCAGAACCAG ATCCTGGTGGAGACTGAGCATGGCATGGTGAGCATGCGGCTGCCTTCGGCTGAGAGTGTGGACCAGGTGACCCGGCACGTGAGCTCTGCCCTCTCCAAGGTCTGCCCTGGCCCTGg GTGTCTGATCCGGCGTGGAAATGCAGACACCCCGGAGGGGCCCCGAGATACATCTCCCAACTCTGAAACATCCACATCTACCACTCACAGTGTGTGTG GTGGCTTCTCCGAGACCTATGCTGCCCTGTGTGACTACAATGGACTACACTGCCGAGAGGAGGTGCAATGG GATGTGGACACCATCTACCATGCTGAGGACAACCGAGAGTTCAATCTTTTGGATTTTAGCCACTTGGAGAGCCG AGACTTGGCCCTAATGGTGGCAGCCCTGGCCTACAACCAGTGGTTCACCAAACTCTACTGCAAAGACTTGAGACTG GGCTCAGAAGTACTAGAACAGGTGCTACATACCCTCAGCAAGTCGGGGAGCCTCGAAGAGCTGGTGCTGGACAATGCTGGGCTTAAGAC GGACTTTGTCCAGAAGCTGGCCGGGGTGTTTGGGGAGAACGGGAGCTGTGTGCTGCATGCGCTCACTCTGTCCCACAACCCCATCGAGGACAAGG GTTTCCTcagcctgagccagcagctcCTCTGCTTCCCTACCGGCCTCACCAAACTGTGCCTGGCCAAGACTGCCATTTCCCCTCGAG GGCTGCAGGCACTGGGCCAGACCTTCGGGGCCAACCCGGCCTTTGCCAGCTCCCTTCGATACCTGGACCTGAGTAAGAACCCTGGGCTGCTTGCCACAGATGAGGCCAAT GCCCTCTATAGTTTCCTGGCCCAACCCAACGCCTTGGTACACCTGGACCTTTCAGGGACTGACTGTGCCGTTGACTTG CTTCTGGGCGCTCTACTTCATGGCTGCTGCTCCCACCTCACCTACCTCAACCTGGCTCGAAACAGCTGCTCCCACAG GAAGGGCCGGGAGGCCCCACCAGCCTTCAAGCAGTTCTTCAGCAGCGCCTACACCCTGAGCCATGTCAACCTGTCAGCCACAAGGCTGCCCCTGGAGGCCCTCAG GGCGCTTCTTCAGGGCCTCTCCTTCAACAGCCACCTCAGCGATCTGCACCTGGACCTTAGCAGCTGTGAG CTCCGCTCTGCAGGAGCCCAGGCCTTGCAGGAGCAGCTGGGGGCTGTCACCTGCGTGGGCAGCCTAGACCTGTCTGACAACG GGTTTGACTCGGACCTCCTGACGCTGGTGCCTGCACTTGGCAAGAACAAGTCCCTCAAGCACCTGTTCCTGGGGAAGAACTTCAATGTCAAGGCCAA GACTCTGGAAGAGATCCTTCATAAGCTGGTGCAGCTGATCCaggaggaggactgt TCCCTGCAGTCGCTGTCCGTGGCAGACTCCAGGCTGAAGCTTCGAACCAGCATCCTCATCAACGCCTTAGGCAGCAACACCTGCCTGGCCAAGGTGGATCTGAGCGGCAATGGCATGGAGGACATCGGGGCCAAGATGCTGTCGAAGGCACTGCAGATAAACTCTTCCCTCAG AACCATCCTGTGGGATCGGAACAATACGTCGGCCCTGGGCTTTCTGGACATCGCAAGGGCCCTGGAGAG CAACCACACCCTACGCTTCATGTCCTTCCCTGTGAGCGACATCTCTCAAGCCTACCGCAGCGCCCCTGAGCGCACAGAGGACGTGTGGCAGAAG ATCCAGTGGTGCCTGGTGAGGAACAACCACTCCCAGACATGCCCTCAGGAGCAAGCCTTCAGGCTGCAGCAGGGCCTGGTGACCAGCAGCGCCGAGCAA ATGCTGCAGCGGCTGTGTGGACGAGTGCAGGAGGAGGTGCGGGCCCTGCGGCTGTGTCCCCTGGAGCCTGTACAGGACGAGCTGCTCTACGCCAGGGACCTCATCAAGGACGCCAAGAACTCCCGAGCG CTCTTTCCCAGCCTCTATGAGCTGGGCCACGTGCTGGCCAATGACGGGCCTGTGCGGCAGAGACTGGAGTCAGTAGCCAGTGAGGTGTCCAAAGCTGTGGACAAGGAGCTTCAG gtgATTCTCGAGTCCATGGTCAGCCTAACGCAGGAATTATGCCCTGTGGCCATGCGGGTGGCAGAGGGGCACAACAAGATGCTGAGCAACGTGGCGGAGCGTGTCACCGTGCCCCGGAACTTCATCCGAGGAGCGCTGCTGGAGCAGGCGGGACAGGACATCCAGAACAAGCTGGA TGAGGTGAAGCTCTCCGTCGTCACCTACTTGACCAACTCCATAGTGGATGAGATCCTACAGGAGCTGTACCACTCCCACAAGAGCCTG GCCCGGCACCTGACCCAGCTAAGGACGCTGTCAGATCCACCAGGAGGGGCAAGCCAGGGGCAGGATCCATCTtcccgaggcagaggcaggaaccatgaCCATGAAGAAACAGATGATGAACTTGGGACCAACATT GACACTATGGCCATCAAAAAGCAGAAACGCTGCCGAAAGATCCGGCCAGTGTCTGCCTTCATCA GTGGAAGCCCCCAGGACATGGAAAGCCAACTGGGGAGCCTGGGGATCCCCCCTGGCTGGTTCTCAGGACTTGGGGGCAACCAGCCCACAGCAAGCGGCTCCTGGGAAGGCCTATCTGAGCTACCCACTCATGGCTATAAACTAAGGCATCAAACACAAGGGAGGCCTCGGCCTCCCAGGACCACCCCACCAGGACCTGGTCGGCCCTGT GTACCAGTAGCTGGGCCTCGGCAGGAGAATGGGATGGCCACCCGCCTAGACGAGGGGCTAGAGGACTTCTTCAGCAGAAGGGTCATGGATGAAAGTTCCAG CTACCCCCGGACTCTGAGAACCATGCGGCCAGGCCTCTCAGAGACCCCACTGCCTCCACTCCAGAAGAAGAGGCGGAGAGGACTGTTCCACTTCCGCCGGCCCCGGAGCTTCAAGGGGGACAGGGGACCGGGGTCCCCCACTGCTggactcctcctccctccacccccacctccacccccaactCAGGAGAGCCCTCCCAGCCCAGACCCCCCAAGCCTTGGCAATAACTCATCTCCTTGCTGGAGCCCAGAGGAGGAGAGCAGCCTCCTTCCTGGACTTGGAGGGGCCCGGGGGTCTTCCTTCTGCAGGAAGATG GGCACAGAGAGGCTGGAGGCAGGGGAGGGAGCCCCAGCCGCTGGCACGGCACAGCAACCAAGGGCACACGGTGCTGCCCTTCCTGGCTTGGGAAGAACCAAAGGTTGGAGCTTTGATGGAAAGCGAGAG GGCACAGGCCCAGACCAGGAGGACAGTACCCAGGCCTGGCAGAAACGACGATCTTCGGATGATGCAG GGCCTGGAGCCTGgaagccacccccacccccacaaagcTCCAAGCCAACCTTCAGCGCTATGCGCCGAGCAGAGGCCACATGGCACATAG CTGAGGAGAGTGCCCCCAACCACAGCTGCCAAAGCCCTAGCCCAGCTTCCCaggatggagaagaggaaaaggagggagccTTATTCCCAGAGAGGATGGTGCCACCTAGGAATGCCAAG CTACAGGACCCCCCCATGGGTCCACGCCCCCCTAAGCCAGTGGCTGTGCCCAGGGGCCGCAGGGCCCCCCAGGTGCCGGGAGGCAGGGAAGAGGCTGAGAGTGGCAGCAGCGCTGCCCCAGTCATCAACAAGCCGAGGCTGAGACTGGGCTCCCAGCAAGACCAAGAGGAGCCGGAAGTACAAG GACCCTCTGATCTGGGCCGCCGAACAGCCCCCCTGAAACCCAAGAGAACGAGGCGAGCACAGTCCTGTGACAAACTGGAACCGGAGAGAAGACGACCGCCTGACCCCACAGGGGCCTGTG CAGGAACCAGTGAACCGGGAACAGACTGA